One genomic window of Hippocampus zosterae strain Florida chromosome 12, ASM2543408v3, whole genome shotgun sequence includes the following:
- the LOC127611354 gene encoding gamma-crystallin M3-like has translation MTTTDMSIGKIIFYEEKNLQGRSYECMSDCADVSSYLNKCQSCRVESGCFMIYERPNFLGNQHFMKKGEHADSMSVMGMSSGIKSCRLIPMHRGQFRIRIFERENMSGQSNELQEDCDNIMERLRMNDCMSCQVMEGHWLLFEQPNFRGKMVYVRPGEHRSFKEMGMSSTRFLSMKRIVDIC, from the exons ATGACCACCACTGACATGAGCATAGGCAAG ATTATCTTCTATGAGGAGAAAAACTTGCAGGGTCGCTCCTATGAGTGCATGAGCGACTGCGCCGACGTGTCCTCCTACCTGAACAAGTGCCAGTCCTGTCGGGTGGAGAGTGGCTGCTTCATGATCTATGAGCGTCCCAACTTCTTGGGCAACCAACACTTTATGAAGAAGGGCGAACATGCCGACTCCATGAGTGTGATGGGCATGAGTAGCGGCATCAAGTCCTGTCGCCTCATCCCCATG CACAGAGGCCAGTTCAGGATTAGGATCTTTGAGCGGGAGAACATGAGCGGCCAGTCCAACGAGCTGCAGGAGGATTGTGACAACATCATGGAGCGCCTCCGCATGAACGACTGCATGTCCTGCCAGGTGATGGAGGGCCACTGGCTGCTGTTCGAGCAGCCCAACTTTCGTGGCAAGATGGTGTATGTGAGGCCCGGCGAGCACCGCAGCTTCAAGGAGATGGGCATGAGCAGCACTCGCTTCTTGAGCATGAAACGTATCGTGGACATTTGCTAG
- the LOC127611359 gene encoding gamma-crystallin M2-like isoform X2, producing MGRITFFEERNFQGRSYECLSDCSDISSYLSMCQSCRVENGCFMVYERPNFLGNQYFMRKGDYADSMSLMGMRDCIKSCRAIPMQRGQFRMKIFERENFRGQSHELQEDCDNIMDHFHMNDCMSCQVMDGHWLLFEHPQFRGRMMYVRPGEYRSFREMGLSSMRLMSMRRILDI from the exons ATGGGACGG ATCACCTTCTTTGAGGAGAGGAACTTCCAAGGACGTTCCTACGAGTGCTTGAGTGATTGCTCCGACATTTCATCCTACCTGAGCATGTGCCAGTCCTGCCGGGTTGAGAACGGCTGCTTCATGGTCTATGAGCGGCCCAACTTCCTGGGTAACCAGTACTTCATGAGGAAGGGCGACTATGCCGACTCCATGAGCCTGATGGGCATGAGGGACTGCATCAAGTCATGCCGTGCTATCCCCATG CAAAGAGGCCAGTTCAGGATGAAGATCTTCGAAAGGGAGAACTTCAGAGGCCAGTCCCATGAGCTGCAGGAAGACTGCGACAACATCATGGACCATTTCCATATGAATGACTGTATGTCCTGCCAAGTGATGGATGGCCACTGGCTGTTGTTTGAGCACCCTCAGTTCCGTGGCAGGATGATGTACGTGAGGCCCGGCGAATACCGTAGCTTCAGGGAGATGGGCCTGAGCAGCATGAGGCTCATGAGCATGAGGCGCATCTTGGACATATGA
- the LOC127611359 gene encoding gamma-crystallin M2-like isoform X1: MGRITFFEERNFQGRSYECLSDCSDISSYLSMCQSCRVENGCFMVYERPNFLGNQYFMRKGDYADSMSLMGMRDCIKSCRAIPMQQRGQFRMKIFERENFRGQSHELQEDCDNIMDHFHMNDCMSCQVMDGHWLLFEHPQFRGRMMYVRPGEYRSFREMGLSSMRLMSMRRILDI; this comes from the exons ATGGGACGG ATCACCTTCTTTGAGGAGAGGAACTTCCAAGGACGTTCCTACGAGTGCTTGAGTGATTGCTCCGACATTTCATCCTACCTGAGCATGTGCCAGTCCTGCCGGGTTGAGAACGGCTGCTTCATGGTCTATGAGCGGCCCAACTTCCTGGGTAACCAGTACTTCATGAGGAAGGGCGACTATGCCGACTCCATGAGCCTGATGGGCATGAGGGACTGCATCAAGTCATGCCGTGCTATCCCCATG CAGCAAAGAGGCCAGTTCAGGATGAAGATCTTCGAAAGGGAGAACTTCAGAGGCCAGTCCCATGAGCTGCAGGAAGACTGCGACAACATCATGGACCATTTCCATATGAATGACTGTATGTCCTGCCAAGTGATGGATGGCCACTGGCTGTTGTTTGAGCACCCTCAGTTCCGTGGCAGGATGATGTACGTGAGGCCCGGCGAATACCGTAGCTTCAGGGAGATGGGCCTGAGCAGCATGAGGCTCATGAGCATGAGGCGCATCTTGGACATATGA
- the LOC127611358 gene encoding gamma-crystallin M3-like, whose protein sequence is MGKIILFEERNFQGRSYECMSDCADMSSYLSRCQSCRVESGCFMIYERPNFMGNQHLLRRGEYPDYLNLIGLSSGIKSCRMISMHRGQFRIKIFERENLSGQMNELIDDCDNITERFGMSECLSCQVMEGNWLLFEHPNLRGKMLFVRPGEHRSFREMGLSNTRFMSMKRITDLCQ, encoded by the exons ATGGGCAAG ATCATCTTGTTTGAGGAGAGGAACTTCCAGGGTCGCTCTTACGAATGCATGAGCGACTGCGCCGACATGTCCTCCTACCTGAGCCGGTGCCAGTCCTGCCGAGTGGAGAGCGGCTGCTTCATGATCTACGAGCGTCCTAACTTCATGGGCAACCAGCACCTTTTGAGGAGGGGCGAGTACCCCGACTACCTGAATCTGATTGGCCTGAGCAGCGGTATCAAGTCTTGCCGGATGATCTCCATG CACAGAGGTCAGTTCAGGATCAAGATCTTTGAGAGGGAGAATCTGAGCGGTCAGATGAACGAACTGATCGATGACTGCGACAACATAACGGAGCGCTTCGGAATGAGCGAATGCTTGTCCTGCCAAGTGATGGAGGGCAACTGGCTGCTGTTTGAGCACCCAAACCTCCGGGGCAAGATGCTCTTCGTGAGGCCCGGTGAGCACCGGAGCTTCAGAGAGATGGGCCTGAGCAACACTCGTTTCATGAGCATGAAACGCATCACCGATTTATGCCAATAA